Proteins encoded together in one Bos indicus isolate NIAB-ARS_2022 breed Sahiwal x Tharparkar chromosome 3, NIAB-ARS_B.indTharparkar_mat_pri_1.0, whole genome shotgun sequence window:
- the LOC139180127 gene encoding olfactory receptor 9S13-like: protein MSPYGNGNLSVMPLQEFVLDGFQTQALLFALFLALYVVAILGNLTMIVVITLDARLHSPMYFFLKNLSFVDLCYSSVIYPKALANFLSSSKVITFAGCATQFFFFSMVGTTEAFLLAVMAYDRFVAICSPLCYPISMRPSVCACLVLGTYCGGCVNSILQTSFTFSLPFCSSNHIDHFFCDVLPLLKLACADTIINELVMFGLCGFITVGTILVILTSYGYITVTILKMRSGGGRHKLFSTCGSHLTAVSIYYGTVFVMYAQPGAVEIVEQGMVVSVFYTLVIPMLNPLIYSLRNKEVKDALWRLGQKHTAT, encoded by the coding sequence ATGTCACCCTATGGAAATGGAAACCTTTCAGTGATGCCTTTGCAGGAGTTTGTACTGGATGGATTTCAGACCCAGGCCCTGCTGTTTGCTCTTTTCCTGGCCCTATACGTGGTGGCCATCCTGGGGAACCTCACGATGATCGTGGTCATCACCCTGGATGCCCGTCTGCACTCCccaatgtacttcttcctcaagAACCTCTCCTTTGTGGACTTGTGCTACTCATCTGTCATCTACCCCAAAGCCCTGGCCAACTTCCTGTCCTCCTCCAAGGTCATCACCTTTGCAGGATGTGCCACTcagttcttcttcttctccaTGGTGGGCACCACTGAGGCATTCCTCTTGgccgtgatggcctatgaccgctttgTGGCCATCTGCAGCCCCCTGTGCTACCCTATCTCCATGCGCCCTTCTGTGTGTGCCTGCCtggtattgggcacctactgtggGGGCTGTGTCAACTCCATTCTTCAGACCAGCTTCACATTCAGCCTCCCATTCTGCAGCTCCAACCACATCGaccacttcttctgtgatgtGCTTCCCTTACTTAAGCTTGCCTGTGCTGACACTATCATCAATGAGCTGGTCATGTTTGGCCTTTGTGGGTTCATAACTGTGGGCACCATACTTGTGATCCTCACCTCCTATGGCTACATCACAGTGACCATCCTGAAGATGCGATCAGGAGGAGGGAGACACAAGCTCTTCTCCACCTGCGGCTCCCACTTGACAGCCGTGTCCATCTATTATGGGACAGTTTTTGTCATGTATGCCCAGCCAGGAGCTGTGGAGATCGTGGAGCAGGGCATGGTGGTCTCTGTCTTCTACACTCTGGTCATCCCAATGCTCAACCCCCtcatctacagtctgagaaaCAAGGAGGTGAAGGATGCCCTGTGGAGACTGGGCCAGAAGCACACAGCCACGTGA